In one window of Desulforhabdus amnigena DNA:
- a CDS encoding response regulator, which produces MKNIQEIFVVDDDQGILDSFDALLGDDYPLAMFNDSSRALRLLYEKNPRLLFLDIKMPGMSGIEVLKWIRDKKLATKVVIVTALPQSHYEESAHQYGIYRYLKKPLDIDEVEEITREALH; this is translated from the coding sequence ATGAAAAACATTCAAGAAATATTTGTTGTGGACGACGACCAAGGCATATTGGATTCTTTTGATGCGCTGCTGGGAGATGATTACCCTCTTGCTATGTTCAATGACAGTTCTAGAGCCTTACGGTTGTTGTATGAAAAAAATCCGCGTCTGCTTTTCCTGGATATCAAAATGCCGGGGATGAGTGGGATCGAAGTCCTCAAATGGATTCGGGACAAGAAGCTTGCCACCAAAGTAGTGATTGTAACGGCCTTGCCTCAATCCCATTATGAGGAATCCGCCCACCAGTACGGGATCTACCGATATCTGAAAAAACCGCTTGACATCGATGAAGTAGAGGAGATCACGCGCGAAGCGTTGCATTGA
- a CDS encoding sensor histidine kinase — MADRDTPILIIDDEPSVIEGLTEFLDDEGFEVHQALEGKSGLDVFRQVNPHLVMTDLRMSGMSGIELIGEIRKINAHTPIIVVTGYGTLESAIDAIRLDVFDFITKPIDLNSLKSTLDRARSSLQSAREVQNEMLDLRNQLQEFQEQWKEQLKKFSEVEPLIHTGRLVAGILHNLNNPLTYIMGQAELLQLTHPEVENLGSIKNQAVRMKRIMTTIMKRVKESQTRQSEWLQFNEILQEEVFFLESHPYFNADIKKDWQLAPDLPEFKGIAADFSQIFGNILRNAAEAMKDAPVKEVLLKTWHDSSGIHLIIQDTGPGIPKPLQEKVFQPFFSTKSTSMGAVGSMGMGIGLYHCKELIRQYGGWIELESEPGQGARFIIHLPLHLCKSSSDD; from the coding sequence ATGGCAGATAGAGACACTCCCATTTTGATCATTGACGATGAACCATCGGTTATCGAAGGCCTCACAGAATTTTTGGATGACGAGGGTTTTGAAGTTCATCAAGCACTCGAAGGGAAAAGCGGTCTCGATGTCTTTCGCCAAGTGAATCCTCACCTTGTGATGACCGATTTACGGATGTCCGGTATGTCCGGCATCGAACTGATCGGGGAAATTCGAAAGATCAATGCACACACCCCAATCATTGTCGTTACCGGATATGGTACTCTGGAATCGGCCATAGATGCTATTCGGCTGGATGTCTTTGATTTTATCACCAAGCCTATTGATCTGAATTCTCTCAAGTCGACTCTCGATAGAGCCCGATCGTCCCTTCAGTCAGCGCGAGAAGTTCAGAATGAGATGCTGGATTTGCGCAACCAATTACAGGAATTTCAAGAGCAGTGGAAAGAACAATTGAAAAAGTTTTCCGAAGTTGAACCTCTGATTCATACGGGAAGGCTGGTTGCGGGAATTTTACACAATCTCAACAATCCCCTGACCTATATTATGGGACAGGCAGAATTGTTGCAGCTTACCCATCCTGAAGTGGAGAATCTTGGCAGCATTAAGAACCAGGCTGTTCGCATGAAAAGAATCATGACGACCATCATGAAACGGGTGAAAGAATCGCAGACCCGTCAATCGGAATGGTTGCAGTTCAATGAAATCCTCCAGGAGGAAGTTTTTTTCCTCGAATCGCATCCTTATTTCAATGCCGATATCAAAAAGGACTGGCAGTTAGCACCCGATCTCCCTGAGTTCAAGGGGATTGCTGCCGATTTTAGCCAAATTTTCGGCAACATCTTGAGAAATGCTGCCGAAGCGATGAAAGACGCACCCGTCAAAGAGGTCCTTCTTAAGACATGGCACGACAGTTCAGGAATCCATCTGATCATACAGGATACAGGGCCCGGTATTCCCAAGCCCTTGCAAGAAAAGGTTTTTCAACCCTTCTTTAGCACCAAATCGACCAGCATGGGTGCTGTAGGAAGCATGGGGATGGGAATTGGCCTGTATCACTGCAAGGAACTCATACGCCAGTATGGTGGCTGGATAGAATTGGAGAGCGAACCTGGACAGGGTGCCAGATTTATCATCCATCTTCCCCTTCACTTGTGTAAATCTTCTTCTGACGATTAA
- a CDS encoding exo-beta-N-acetylmuramidase NamZ family protein: MNSKEFQLGCEVFLQDPPSWFRNRRLGLLVNQASVSQSLEHVSDLILSAEGNLTCLFSPQHGFYGEKQANMRESSDGWDSFRGVPVFSLYGDVRQPTPEMLERIDVLLIDLQDVGTRVYTYAITMGLCLESAANAGIKVVVMDRPNPINGKQIEGNLLREDHRSFVGRYPIPMRHGLTMGEMARYMVRKCHIPCDLEVIPLKGWRRRDFFPETKMQWVFPSPNMPSWETALLYPGMVLLEGTNVSEGRGTTLPFHIFGSPFLDQKKFNDCLKRSELKGVFFRPICFEPVFDKYVGELCYGFQIHITDRKSFRPYRLGLVLLETFIHVHGDDFRWTPPPYEYEWEKLPIDILLGDGTLRKRLEDGADIKELESGWEQELRAYRSECKDCLLYPE, translated from the coding sequence ATGAATTCTAAAGAATTCCAGCTGGGGTGTGAAGTCTTTCTTCAAGATCCTCCTTCATGGTTTCGGAATCGACGCCTAGGATTGTTGGTGAATCAAGCTTCAGTCAGCCAATCTCTGGAGCATGTATCGGATCTGATCCTCTCGGCTGAAGGGAACTTGACTTGCCTTTTTTCTCCGCAACACGGTTTCTATGGGGAAAAACAAGCGAACATGCGGGAGTCGTCGGATGGTTGGGATTCGTTTCGTGGGGTTCCCGTTTTCAGTCTTTACGGCGATGTTCGGCAACCGACACCAGAAATGCTTGAGAGGATCGATGTGCTTTTGATCGATCTTCAGGATGTAGGAACGAGGGTTTATACATATGCCATAACGATGGGGCTGTGCCTTGAATCTGCCGCAAATGCCGGAATCAAGGTAGTGGTGATGGACAGACCCAACCCTATCAATGGGAAACAGATCGAAGGCAATTTGCTGCGAGAAGACCATCGCTCATTTGTGGGACGCTATCCCATTCCAATGCGGCATGGGCTTACCATGGGAGAAATGGCCCGTTATATGGTCAGAAAGTGTCATATTCCGTGTGACTTGGAGGTCATTCCCCTTAAAGGATGGCGGCGGAGAGATTTTTTCCCCGAGACAAAAATGCAGTGGGTCTTCCCATCCCCTAACATGCCTTCGTGGGAGACTGCATTGCTCTATCCTGGAATGGTGCTCCTCGAGGGTACAAATGTGAGTGAAGGGCGTGGAACGACCCTTCCATTTCATATATTTGGTTCCCCATTCTTGGATCAAAAAAAATTTAATGATTGTTTGAAAAGATCCGAACTAAAAGGTGTCTTTTTCCGCCCCATTTGTTTTGAGCCTGTCTTTGATAAATATGTTGGTGAGTTATGTTACGGTTTCCAGATTCATATTACGGATCGGAAATCGTTTCGTCCTTACCGATTGGGGCTGGTCTTGCTTGAAACATTCATTCATGTGCATGGAGACGATTTTCGTTGGACTCCTCCACCTTATGAATACGAATGGGAAAAACTCCCTATCGATATTCTGTTGGGTGATGGAACGCTGAGGAAAAGGCTTGAGGATGGGGCAGACATTAAGGAATTGGAATCAGGATGGGAGCAAGAGCTCAGGGCGTATCGGAGCGAATGTAAGGATTGCCTGCTTTATCCCGAATAA
- the lepB gene encoding signal peptidase I, protein MHRTKENEVEKNSSKSLLREYAEAIIIAVLLALVIRAFVVQAFKIPSGSMKNTLLVGDHILVNKFVYGIKLPILNKELLHFRDPERKDIVVFRYPVDPSKDFIKRVIGLPGDTVRIQDKKVYVNDQLLVEPYVVHSDPRILPASVSPRDNMDSILIPPHSLFVMGDNRDESFDSRFWKFVDMDELKGEAFIIYWSWNGDGKLTWNPTESYIRWNRIGNLLH, encoded by the coding sequence TTGCACCGCACAAAAGAAAACGAAGTAGAGAAAAACAGTTCAAAAAGCTTGTTGAGAGAATATGCCGAGGCTATCATTATTGCCGTCCTACTTGCTCTGGTGATCAGGGCCTTCGTCGTGCAAGCATTCAAAATTCCATCCGGTTCCATGAAAAACACCCTGCTCGTCGGAGATCATATCCTCGTCAATAAATTCGTCTACGGTATCAAACTCCCGATCCTCAACAAAGAGCTGCTGCATTTTAGAGACCCGGAGCGAAAGGACATTGTTGTTTTTCGCTATCCTGTAGATCCTTCCAAGGATTTCATTAAAAGGGTCATTGGCCTTCCGGGGGATACCGTTCGGATACAGGACAAGAAAGTCTATGTTAACGACCAGCTTCTTGTTGAACCCTATGTCGTTCACAGCGATCCCAGGATCTTGCCTGCAAGTGTCAGTCCAAGAGACAATATGGATTCGATTTTAATTCCTCCCCACAGCCTTTTTGTTATGGGCGACAATCGAGATGAAAGTTTTGACAGTCGCTTCTGGAAATTCGTCGACATGGACGAACTAAAAGGTGAAGCCTTTATCATATACTGGTCGTGGAACGGGGATGGAAAACTGACGTGGAACCCAACAGAAAGCTACATTCGTTGGAATCGCATCGGGAACCTGTTGCATTGA
- the pilM gene encoding type IV pilus assembly protein PilM — MFGKKENIIGLDIGSHAIKIIQLEERDSNLKLLNLGVIPIPKEAFGEGRMTRPELVGQCIQRLASNLKIKDKIVSCAVSGYEVMIKKLELPMMTEDELGSRMQTELRQYIPYNIEEVDVDYQILGLAKERLNYMDVLLVAAKKESIREYVGLLESAGFQTAVLDVDFFALCNVFEATYGFGEESIVLLDIGANKALMNIINRGIPVFTRGLSIGGNQITERIRQTFRNSYNEAERIKLGELTEDVSKKELEEIFTSIVRNWVAECKRAIDFYYSNYPENKIEKVFLSGGSCTIPGLERVFQENTGVAVEVFNPLTKVSSDPKTFDPEYLDQIGPQMAISLGLALRKTKEK, encoded by the coding sequence ATGTTCGGTAAAAAAGAGAATATAATCGGTTTAGATATAGGTTCTCACGCCATCAAGATCATCCAGTTGGAAGAGAGAGACTCCAACCTGAAATTGCTGAATCTTGGTGTTATTCCTATCCCTAAAGAGGCGTTTGGCGAAGGGAGAATGACTCGGCCCGAGTTGGTTGGGCAATGCATCCAGCGGCTGGCGTCTAATTTGAAGATTAAGGACAAGATCGTCTCCTGTGCGGTTTCCGGTTACGAAGTCATGATCAAGAAGCTTGAACTGCCGATGATGACAGAGGATGAACTCGGTTCGAGGATGCAGACGGAACTGAGGCAATACATTCCTTACAACATCGAAGAAGTGGACGTGGATTATCAGATCCTGGGGCTTGCAAAAGAGCGTCTCAATTATATGGATGTTCTCCTGGTTGCTGCCAAGAAGGAATCCATTCGAGAGTATGTCGGCCTGCTGGAATCTGCAGGATTTCAGACCGCGGTTTTGGATGTGGACTTTTTCGCCTTGTGCAATGTCTTTGAAGCGACATACGGTTTCGGCGAGGAAAGTATTGTCCTATTGGATATAGGAGCAAATAAGGCGTTGATGAATATCATCAACCGTGGAATTCCCGTTTTTACACGAGGTTTATCCATCGGAGGAAATCAGATCACCGAGAGGATTCGTCAGACTTTCCGGAATTCTTATAATGAAGCGGAACGCATAAAACTCGGAGAACTGACAGAAGATGTTTCCAAGAAAGAATTGGAAGAGATATTCACTTCGATAGTCAGGAACTGGGTAGCCGAGTGTAAAAGGGCTATTGACTTTTATTACAGCAACTATCCGGAGAACAAAATCGAAAAGGTGTTCCTAAGTGGAGGATCATGCACTATTCCCGGACTTGAAAGGGTTTTTCAGGAAAACACGGGTGTGGCTGTGGAAGTCTTTAATCCTTTAACTAAAGTCTCATCTGATCCCAAGACTTTTGATCCTGAATATTTGGACCAGATTGGACCCCAAATGGCTATTTCATTAGGCTTGGCCCTAAGAAAGACCAAAGAGAAATGA
- a CDS encoding PilN domain-containing protein has translation MIQINLLPVQTKKKRETVRQFLSIYLAGIFLTAGGMGYLWYSKANQIESLTAQESQLQVEVKKYLKFEQMLKDLTKRKELVDKKRSVIDGLQKDRDTIVRMLALLSVELPADKMWFERFSQSAGTITLDGLALSNEAIAEFMRNLQSSPYVIKGSVNLTHSRQTLISNMKLREFQISYQFIPYSQLKTQPQPETQKP, from the coding sequence ATGATACAGATCAATTTACTTCCGGTCCAGACCAAGAAGAAGAGGGAAACTGTAAGGCAGTTCCTTTCCATCTATTTGGCAGGCATATTTCTGACGGCTGGAGGGATGGGATACTTGTGGTATTCCAAGGCAAATCAGATCGAGTCCTTGACTGCACAGGAATCTCAATTGCAGGTAGAAGTGAAAAAATACTTGAAATTCGAACAGATGCTCAAGGATCTCACCAAGAGAAAAGAACTGGTCGACAAAAAACGCAGTGTGATTGATGGCCTTCAGAAAGATCGAGATACGATAGTCCGGATGCTTGCGCTGCTCAGTGTAGAGTTGCCTGCAGACAAAATGTGGTTCGAACGGTTTAGCCAAAGTGCCGGTACCATCACATTGGATGGCTTGGCCTTGAGCAATGAGGCGATTGCCGAGTTTATGAGAAACTTACAGTCTTCTCCTTATGTGATCAAAGGTAGTGTAAATTTGACGCATTCGCGTCAAACCTTAATCAGTAATATGAAGCTCAGGGAATTTCAAATCAGTTACCAGTTTATTCCTTACTCTCAACTGAAAACACAGCCACAGCCAGAGACGCAAAAACCATGA
- a CDS encoding type 4a pilus biogenesis protein PilO, protein MRMQFLEHATVNEKISSLTLVQKILLFAGTFIVLTGGFYFLVYKEQLETVQRLESSISGLENRLATLKKAAQQVEILEKQLAESEENFSQLLALLPDQKEIPALLDSVSELGAQVGLENILFQPQAEQPREFYAAIPIRLDLLGTYHEVGSFFDKVSKLNRILKVQNVSMTRQKPSSVLKVDCTIETYRFVDTPLQGDGVAKQAGKK, encoded by the coding sequence ATGAGAATGCAATTCCTTGAACATGCGACGGTAAACGAGAAGATTTCATCACTGACCCTTGTTCAAAAGATTTTGCTCTTTGCAGGGACCTTCATTGTGTTGACGGGGGGGTTTTATTTTCTCGTCTATAAGGAACAGCTGGAGACGGTTCAACGCCTGGAAAGCAGTATTTCCGGTCTTGAAAATCGCCTGGCGACTCTGAAGAAGGCTGCACAGCAGGTCGAAATCCTTGAAAAGCAGCTTGCGGAGTCTGAAGAGAATTTTTCTCAATTGCTGGCACTTCTTCCAGATCAGAAGGAAATTCCTGCGTTGCTCGATAGTGTTTCGGAACTTGGCGCACAGGTTGGACTGGAAAACATTCTCTTCCAGCCTCAGGCGGAGCAACCTCGAGAATTTTATGCGGCCATACCCATCCGATTGGATCTTCTCGGCACGTACCACGAAGTGGGGAGCTTTTTTGACAAGGTCAGCAAATTGAACCGTATTCTCAAAGTTCAAAATGTCAGCATGACGCGTCAGAAACCGTCATCCGTCCTTAAAGTTGACTGCACTATAGAAACATATCGTTTTGTGGATACACCCCTCCAGGGGGATGGGGTTGCAAAGCAAGCAGGTAAGAAATAG